The Methylomarinum vadi genome has a window encoding:
- the hemJ gene encoding protoporphyrinogen oxidase HemJ, producing MLWLKALHLIFMVTWFAGLFYLPRLFVYHAMSEDAISQERFKVMERKLYFGIMTPGMIITLIFGVWMLLDYAWALYGSSGWLHAKLTLLLLLVVYHLFCGKWLLDFKHDRNRNSHVFFRWINEIPVLFLFAIVILATVKPF from the coding sequence ATGCTCTGGTTAAAAGCATTACATTTAATTTTCATGGTGACCTGGTTCGCCGGCCTGTTCTATCTGCCCCGCCTGTTCGTATATCATGCGATGAGCGAGGACGCGATCAGCCAGGAACGCTTCAAGGTTATGGAACGCAAGCTTTATTTCGGCATCATGACGCCCGGCATGATTATCACGCTGATTTTCGGCGTCTGGATGCTGCTCGATTACGCCTGGGCCCTATACGGTAGCAGCGGCTGGCTGCACGCCAAATTGACGCTATTGCTACTGTTGGTCGTTTACCATCTTTTCTGCGGCAAATGGCTGTTGGATTTCAAACACGACCGCAACCGCAATTCCCATGTTTTCTTCCGCTGGATCAACGAAATCCCGGTGCTGTTTTTGTTTGCGATCGTCATTCTGGCGACGGTGAAACCATTCTGA
- a CDS encoding sulfurtransferase yields MNGSALISCEELRQNPHSDKQVILDATFFLPRQQRNAKEEYRQSHIPDALFFDIDEIADPNAPLPHTLPNAERFAEAAGKMGIADDTPVIVYDNNHFFAAARAWWMFRVFGHDHVKVLDGGLARWGQLAYSEESMLPSPRPQRCFGARYRSELVCDISTMKQIQQDSGRQIIDARSPESFQGRRSLSEPGLQPGHIPGSINIPYSGLTDSEQRLLPPADLRELFSAAGADLTEPIVTTCGSGVSACVLALALYRLGIEIVPVYDGSWAEWGRHPDTPKQTL; encoded by the coding sequence ATGAACGGCTCGGCATTGATCAGTTGCGAGGAATTACGGCAAAATCCGCACTCGGATAAACAAGTCATCCTCGACGCAACTTTCTTCCTGCCCAGACAACAGCGCAACGCCAAAGAAGAATATCGCCAATCCCATATTCCCGACGCGCTGTTTTTCGATATCGACGAAATTGCCGACCCAAATGCTCCGTTGCCTCATACCCTGCCCAACGCCGAGCGGTTCGCGGAGGCCGCGGGAAAGATGGGCATCGCCGACGATACGCCGGTCATTGTCTACGACAATAATCATTTTTTCGCCGCGGCCCGTGCCTGGTGGATGTTTCGAGTTTTCGGCCATGACCATGTCAAGGTATTGGACGGCGGTCTGGCCCGCTGGGGGCAGCTGGCCTATTCGGAAGAATCGATGCTCCCTTCGCCCAGGCCGCAACGATGCTTCGGTGCCCGTTATCGCTCCGAACTGGTCTGCGATATATCAACGATGAAGCAGATTCAACAAGATTCCGGCCGGCAAATAATCGATGCCCGTTCGCCCGAAAGTTTTCAAGGACGACGTTCCCTCAGCGAACCCGGTTTACAGCCCGGCCATATACCTGGCAGTATCAACATCCCCTATTCCGGCCTGACCGACTCCGAACAACGCCTGCTGCCGCCCGCTGATCTGCGCGAATTGTTTAGCGCCGCCGGAGCCGATTTGACCGAACCCATCGTCACGACTTGCGGTTCGGGCGTGTCCGCCTGCGTGCTGGCGCTGGCCCTGTATCGACTGGGAATAGAGATTGTGCCGGTCTATGACGGCTCCTGGGCCGAATGGGGACGACACCCCGACACGCCGAAACAAACACTTTGA
- a CDS encoding protein disulfide oxidoreductase: MVKKILFYLAVAVLIFGGQFFLNRGLATGQPPAILQKTLGGREAMAAIEKGPAVIYFWAEWCGICNMMKGSMDEVLRDYPGITVAVRSGDDGAVTSYLRQHGLQWPVVNDTDGEIAGHYGVKGVPALFFIGGDGDIWLTSVGFSSELGIRFRLWLSGW; the protein is encoded by the coding sequence ATGGTCAAGAAAATATTGTTTTATCTGGCCGTTGCCGTTTTGATCTTCGGCGGCCAATTTTTTCTTAATCGCGGATTGGCGACCGGTCAGCCTCCGGCTATATTGCAGAAAACCCTGGGCGGTCGCGAGGCCATGGCGGCTATCGAAAAAGGACCGGCCGTCATTTATTTCTGGGCCGAATGGTGCGGCATCTGCAATATGATGAAAGGCTCGATGGATGAAGTGTTACGCGATTATCCCGGCATCACTGTCGCGGTCAGGTCGGGCGATGACGGTGCGGTTACAAGCTATCTGCGTCAACATGGCCTGCAATGGCCGGTCGTCAACGATACCGATGGCGAGATAGCCGGGCATTATGGAGTTAAAGGCGTCCCGGCATTGTTTTTCATCGGCGGCGACGGCGATATTTGGTTGACTTCCGTTGGCTTCAGTAGCGAGTTAGGGATCCGTTTTCGCTTATGGCTGAGCGGCTGGTGA